The sequence TAGCAGCGACAGCGTCGCCAGCGCCACCACGAGTCCCGGCAACAGCCAGGGAGCCGGACGGCGTGCGGCCAGTCCGCCCGACATCCACAACAGTAGCGTCATCAGGGCGTATAGCTGGAAATCAATCGCCACGTACCACGCGCCTGCCGACAGCGAGGCATATCCCAGCACGCCATGCAGCAACAAGGCATGCGCGGCCAGCTGGCGGATGGTTGGCGGTGCCGAGATTGATGCATGTGTCATCCACAGACTGGCCAGCGCCGATGCCGCAACGGCCAGCAAGGTAGCCGCCAGGAACGGAGGCACCAGCTTCAGATAGCGTCGGCCGATGGTGTGCCACGGGCGCGCGATGCCGGGTGTGCCTGCCGGCGACAAGGACCGTGCCGCCAGAAATCCGCCGGTCACCAGAAACACCTGCACGGCGATGCGGGCATAGTCATCCAGCCAGGCGATCAGCGCCGGCGCAACCAGTTCGACCTGATCGGACATCGGGCCATAAAAGGCCAGGTGATGCAGCACGATCAGTTGCACCGCGACGATCTTCAACAGATCGACTGAGCGGAACTGGCGCGGTGACGTCACATTGTCAACGATCGGGGAGGGGCGCATGCGGGGTTTTCATTAATTGCCAAGGGCGCATGATAGCCGTTTGCAGCGGTCGCCGGTTTATGCAGTCGCAGCAGGCTCCGGCGTCGCGCGCAGCGAGCCCCAGGCATGGGCATATGCCCACGTGAATTCGGCA comes from Actimicrobium sp. CCC2.4 and encodes:
- a CDS encoding acyltransferase, which encodes MRPSPIVDNVTSPRQFRSVDLLKIVAVQLIVLHHLAFYGPMSDQVELVAPALIAWLDDYARIAVQVFLVTGGFLAARSLSPAGTPGIARPWHTIGRRYLKLVPPFLAATLLAVAASALASLWMTHASISAPPTIRQLAAHALLLHGVLGYASLSAGAWYVAIDFQLYALMTLLLWMSGGLAARRPAPWLLPGLVVALATLSLLVVNRDAAWDDWAPYFFGSYGLGAIAWWARDLRRSPATARLLLGAILLPAVIALMLDFRSRIALAVVLACALVVINRSAIGLALNQDRRLDWIDRLGKMSYSVFLIHFPVCLVVNAWFYHFAPAAPLWQGVGMLTAWIGSLLAGALFHRWIELPLGQLSAFGQRRVGIAPAIR